The genomic DNA accacgcgggagaaggggggatacagggggttatggggggtttcgggggtcactcaccacgcgggagaaggggggatacAGGGGGTGACGGGGGGTTTCGGGGGTCACTCACCACGCGCGAGAAGGGGGGATACGGGGGGTTTGGGGGTCACTCACCAcgcgggagaaggggggatacAGGGGGTTACGGGGGGTTTCGGGGGGTCACTCACCAcgcgggagaaggggggatacAGGGGGTTACGGGGGGGTTTCGGGGGGTCACCAcgcgggagaaggggggatacAGGGGGTTACGGGGGGTTTCGGGGGGTCACTCACCAcgcgggagaaggggggataGAGGGGGTTACGGGGGGGTTTGGGGGTCACTCACCACGCGCGAGAAGGGCAGTTTGCTGATCAGGAGGCTCGTGCTTTTCTGGAACTTGCGGATCTCCAGCAGCGCCCGCTGCCCGGGCCGGTACCGGCGCCGCagccctggggagcaggggggttaggCGGGGCCcgagggggaaggggacaccgggcgggggggccctggggggacAGTGCAACGTCTCCCCCCAGCACGTACCAGGCGGGCGGCGGCTCGAGGGGGAGGGGCCCGGGGAAAtcccggtgggggggggggcggggggcggggctcccGGGGAGGGGGCCGAGGGGGATGAGGGAGAGgggcccgggggggcgggggtcccggcgggggggggggggaccgagGGGGCGGGGCTCGGGGGGCGGGGATCCCGGCGGGGGGGCCGAGGGGGATGAGGGAGAGgggcccgggggggcggggatCCCGGCGGGGGGGCCGAGGGGGCGGGGCTCGAGGGGCGGGGATCCCGGCGGGGGGGGTCGGGGGGATCCCGGCGGGGGGGTCGGGGGCCGGGGCTCTCGGGCGGGGGGGCCGAGGGGGATGACGGGGAGGGGCCCGGGGGATCCCggcggggggatgagggggcggagcccggggggcggggctcccggcggggggggggggcggggggatccCGGCGGGGGGGGCCGCACTTACCGGGCGCGCGGCGGCGCGGGGGGGGCGGCTcgggccggcgggggggggcggcgcGGGGGGGCGGCGGCCTTGCGGCGGGAGCGGGGCCGCGCGGGGGAGCCGCGGTGCATGACGGGTCCGGCCTGGGGGGAGAGACGGGGGGTGAgcggggaacccaggagtccgggccccgCCCCGCAGTGATGACGTCACGGCCCCGCCCCGCTGTTTCGCACCTCCGTGACGTCACCCTTCCCCCTATGACGTCACACAGGTCCCAGGAGCCCCCGGCTCGCCCCGCACCGCGTCCAGCTTCGGGTATGACGTCACGACCACGCGCGCCTGCTCCCGAGCACTGACGTCACGCGGCTCCCCGCGTCTCACCCGGTGGCGCCGCTTCCGAGTCTCTCGAATTCAAACCTCCCGCGACACCCGCCCCCGCGCGTCACTTCCCGACGTCACTTCCGGCGCCGGAAACCCGGCCTGGCCGCTCTGCGCCGCCGGCGGACCCGCCTCTATGGTTCCCTGCTCGGGGGCGGTTTGCGTCACGTGTCCGCCTGACCCCGCCCCCGCGGTGACGCGTGTCAGGCTCCGGCCCCGAGCGGCGGTacccggggggggggctcagtCACCCAGAGGGCCCCGGGCCCGGCGCAGCCGCGCTGATTGGTGAACGCCCGTCACGTGACCGCCGCTGGCCCGAGCCGCGGGAGGGGACAAAGCTCCGCCCACCGCGAAACGAGAGGGCGGGGCCCAGGGAGCCCCGATGTGCCGGTTGTTCCTTTGCGCGGGGCCGGTCCCCCAACGACACCGACTCTGACGTCAGAGATCCCACCCCCGCCAGTCGGAGCTGGGCACGTGAcactggggcaggggcggggccggtTCCTCCCCCCGCGCCCTGCCCTGCACGGGAGCTGCCCCCCGTCACACTCACGGTGAGGGACCTCCGCGCGGGCGGGCCCCCCCGCACGGGTCCGCCCCTCGGCCCGGGGCACCGCCGCCCCCGGGCCCGGCACCGCGCGGGTTTCACCCGGGAAGCGTCTTCCCCAAGCGCGCCGTGCAGTGCCCCCGGACCCCGCCCTGTCCTCATCTGCATAAACTGACACCTCTgccgcctggccccgccccctccccacggcCCCGCCCCACAGGGGCAGGGGTCACCGTACGCCAATCACGGCACAGACACCGGGCTCAGCAAAGGCCCTTTATTGAGGGTGGGGGGTCGGTATCCCCcggggggggttcagggggcgGTGTCCCAGGGGTATCTGGGTGTCCCGGGGGGGTCAGTATCCCTGGGGGGGGACAGGGATCGGTGTCCCAGGGGTATCTGGGTGTCCCGGGGGGGTCGGTATCCCGGGGGGGGACAGGGATCAGTGTCCCGGGGTATCTGGGTGTCCCGGGGGGGTTGGTATCCCGGGGGGGGACAGGGATCAGTGTCCTGGGGTATCTGGGTGTCCCGGGGGGGTCGGTATCCCGGGGGGGGACAGGGATCAGTGTCCCGGGGTATCTGGGTGTTCCGGGGGGGTTGGTATCCCGGGGGGGGACAGGGATCAGTGTCCCGGGGTATCTGGGTGTCCCAGGGGAGTCGGTATCCCGGGGGGGGACAGGGATCGGTGTCCCAGGGGTATCTGGGTGTCCCAGGGGGGTTGGTATCCCGGGGGGGGGACAGGGATCGGTGTCCCAGGGGTATCTGGGTGTCCCGGGGGGGTTGGTATCCCGGGGGGGACAGGGATCGGTGTCCCAGGGGTATCTGGGTGTCCCGGGGGGGTTGGTATCCTGGGGGGGGACAGGGATCGGTGTCCCAGGGGTATCTGGGTGTCCCGGGGGGGTTGGTATCCCGGGGGGGGACAGGGATCGGTGTCCCAGGGGTATCTGGGTGTCCCGGGGGGGTCGGTATCCCGGGGGGGGACAGGGATCGGTGTCCCAAGGGTATCTGGGTGTCCCGGGGGGGTCGGTATCCTGGAGGGGGACAGGGATCGGTGTCCCGGGGTATCTGGGTGTCCCGGGGGGGTCAGTATCCCGGGGGGGGACAGGGATCGGTGTCCCAGGGGTATCTGGGTGTCCCGGGGGGGTTGGTATCCCGGGGGGGACAGGGATCGGTGTCCCAGGGGTATCTGGGTGTCCCGGGGGGGTTGGTATCCCAGGGGGGGACAGGGATCGGTGTCCCAGGGGTATCTGGGTGTCCCGGGGGGGGTTGGTATCCCGGGGGGGGACAGGGATCGGTGTCCCAGGGGTATCTGGGTGTCCCGGGGGGGTTGGTATCCCAGGGGGGTACAGGGATCGGTGTCCCAGGGGTATCTGGGTGTCCCGGGGGGGCGGTATCTCGGGGCTCCAGGCCCCCCCAGCGCCGGCCACATTCAGTCGACGTCCATCCCGGTCACCATCTCGTCCAGCAGCTGGAGCCGCAGGGGGGCAACGGCTTCACTCAGCACCGCTGTGGTACCGGCCCGGTACCGGTACCggccctgcctgggggggggagtcagccagtgcccagcctggccccccgtcaccagccccccaactccctgacaccccccagcacctgccccccacctccccctcacaccccccagcaccagccccccaactccctgacaccccccagcacctgccccctacctccctcatacacaccccgtcaccagccccccaactccctgacaccccccagcacctgccccccacctccccctcacaccccccagcacctgccccctacctccctcatacacaccccgtcaccagccccccaactccctgacaccccccagcacctgccccccacctccccctcacaccccccagcacctgccccctacctccctcatacacaccccgtcaccagccccccaactccctgacaccccccagcacctgccccccacctccctcatacacaccccccagcaccagccccccaactccctgacaccccccagcacctgccccccacctccctcataCGAACCCCAGCACCTGCCGcctacctccctcatacacaccccagCACCAGCCCCCAACTCCCTGACACCCCCAggcaccagccccccctccctcatacacaccccagcaccagccccccaactccctgacaccccccagcaccagccccccaactccctcacacacaccccagcaccgGCCCCTCCGACagcccccagcaccagcccccacctccctctcaCACACCCTGGCACCAGCACCCCATGTCCCcaacacccccctgccctggactcctgggtccccGCCCTgtctcccccaaaccttccccccacccaagaCTCCTGGGTCCCTGCCCTATGCCCCCCTTGGTGCCCCGGGGGTCTCACCTCTGCCCGTGGGGGATGGGGGTGCGGAAGGGGCGCAGGGTCTgggccccccccccgggtgaTGACACACAGATCCACGTTGCTCCCCGAGCCCAGGTCACTGAGCACCCCGGCCGTGATGGCGTCGGCCAGGAGCTCCTGGGCCTCCGCCAGCTGCGGGGAGAGAGGGgtgagcccggacgcctgggtcccaccccctgcctggatACCaagatccctgccctgcccccacacaccctgccgcGATACCTGGGTCCCCGCCCCCACATCTCCCGCCCGCGTACCTgggtccctgccccgcccccatgcaCCCTGCCCCGATACCTGGGTCCCCGCCCCCACATCCCCCGCCCGTATACCTGGGTCCCCGCCCCCACATCTCCCGCCTGCGTACCTgggtccctgccccgcccccacacaccctgccccgatacctgggtccccacccccacatcccccgCCCGTGTACCTGggtccccgccccgcccccacacatcCTGCCCCGATAcctgggtccccacccccacatcccccaccCGTGTACCTGGGTCCCCGCCCCCACATCTCCTGCCCGTGTACCTgggtccctgccccgcccccatgcaCCCTGCCCCGATACCTGGGTCCCCGCCCCCACATCTCCTGCCCGTGTACCTgggtccctgccccgcccccatgcaCCCTGCCCCGATACCTGGGTCCCCGCCCCCACATCCCCCGCCCGTGTACCTGggtccccgccccgcccccacacatcCTGCCCCGATAcctgggtccccacccccacatcccccaccCGTGTACCTGGGTCCCCGCCCCCACATCCCCCGCCCGTGTACCTGggtccccgccccgcccccacataCCCTGCCCCGATAcctgggtccccacccccacatcccccgCCCGTGTACCTGGGTCCCCGCCCCCACATCTCCCGCCCGCGTACCTgggtccctgccccgcccccacacaccctgccgcGATACCTGGGTCCCCGCCCCCACATCTCCTGCCCGTGTACCTgggtccctgccccgcccccatgcaCCCTGCCCCGATAcctgggtccccacccccacatcccccgCCCGTGTACCTGGGTCCCCGCCTCCACATCTCCCGCCCGCGTACCTgggtccctgccccgcccccatgcaCCCTGCCCCGATAcctgggtccccacccccacatcccccgCCCGTGTACCTGGGTCCCCGCCCCCACATCTCCTGCCCGCGTACCTgggtccctgccccgcccccacacaccctgccccgatacctgggtccccacccccacatcccccgCTCGTGTACCTGGGTCCCCGCCCCCACATCTCCCGCCCGTGTACCTgggtccctgccccgcccccatgcaCCCTGCCCCGATAcctgggtccccacccccacatctcccGCTCGTGTACCTGGGTCCCTGCCTCCACATCTCCCGCCCGTGTACCTgggtccctgccccgcccccatgcaCCCTGCCCCGATAcctgggtccccacccccacatctcccGCCCGTGTACCTgggtccctgccccgcccccacacaccctgccccgatacctgggtccccacccccacatcccccaccCGTGTACCTgggtccctgccccgcccccatgcaCCCTGCCCCGATAcctgggtccccacccccacatcccccgCCCGTATACCTgggtccctgccccgcccccatgcaCCCTGCCCCGATAcctgggtccccacccccacatcccccgCTCGTGTACCTGGGTCCCCGCCCCCACATCTCCCACCCGCGTACCTgggtccctgccccgcccccacacaccctgccccgatacctgggtccccacccccacatcccccgCCCGCGTACCTgggtccctgccccgcccccacacaccctgccgcGATACCTGGGTCCCCGCCCCCACATCCCCCACCCAGATACCTgggtccctgccccgcccccatgcaCCCTGCCCCGATACCTGGGTCCCCGCCCCCACATCCCCCACCCAGATACCTgggtccctgccccacccccatgcaccCTGTCCCAATAcctgggtccccacccccacatctcccGCCCGCGTACCTGGGTCCCTGCCCaacccccacacaccctgccctgataCCTGGGTCCCCGCCCCCACATCTCCCACCCGTGTACCTGGGTCCCCGCCCCCACATCTCCCGCCCGCGTACCTgggtccctgccccgcccccacacaccctgccccgaTACCTGGGTCCCCGCCCCCACATCCCCCGCCCCGATACCTGGGTCCttgccccaatcccacctccacaTCCTCTGCCCAGATGCCTgagtcctggccctgccccacaccctccccacccGGACATCTGGGTCCCCACCTTGCCCCATCCCCCTCCAGATTCCTGGGTCCCTGTggccccccctcacctccatgtCCGGCTTGAACCGATCCTCAAGAACTGCaatggctgctgcagccccagagcctggggtggggagaggggtcagAACCAGCCCTATAgacacctgcagcccctgccttgccccccagacacccctagcccctcccccagccctctcccccacatacacccccagcccctcccctggtcCTCCCCCTCAGAGACATCCctaacccctcccctgcccccctgacacccgcagcccctctcccagccctcccccccacagacacctgcccctccctccaaagagcccatcccaccccctgcccgcccCGCTCACCCATGGAGGTGAAGGGCAGTTTGCTGGTGGAGCCGTGGGGGTGGACGCTGTACAGGTGGGGCCCGGTGGAGTCAACGCCCCCCAGAATCAGCGACGCCCCGATGTGACCCTGATACCTGAGTGGAGGGGACGCTGTCAGAGCCTGTGacatcacccccaccccagtgacatcACACCAGAGCCTGTGAGGTCACAGCCACTCTGTCCCTAGGCCCCTGGTCACGTCACGATGTCCCACCCCATTCTGTGATGTCACTCCTATGCCCCACCCATGCAGTGATGTCACAGTGCAATTCCCTGCCCCATGCCGTGATGTCACCACTATGCCCCGCTCCATTCAGTGATGTCACACCCCATGCGGTGATGTCATAGTGCAATGCCCCGCCCCACACGGCGCTGCCCCGCCCCTCACCGGAACAGCATCTGCTTGAGGAAGCGGCAGGCGGTGGCCACGCGGGGCAGGCGGCCGGTGGACAGCGAGTGCAGCTCCATGTTGGACGAGAGCAGCTGGGTCATCACCTCGGCGTCAGCcgccacccctgccccacagcaactggggagagagagacagggctgcgggtcgggagtgaggggcaccggcagagctggggggcaggggctgcgggtcaggagtgagggacaccaccagagctggggggcaggggctgcgggtcgggagtgaggggcaccagcagacctggggggcagggctgggctggcaggggctgcgggtcgggagtgaggggcaccggcagggctggggcggggggcagggccgggctagcaggggctgcgggtcgggggtgaggggcactggcagagctggggggcagggctgggctggcaggggctgcgggtcgggggtgaggggcactggcagagctggggggcagggctgggctggcaggggctgcgggtcgggagtgaggggcaccgggaggTACTGGGGGGTCACTCACTAGATGTTGGGGGCGATGAAATGGATTTTCTCACAGTTCTTGTCGGCTACGACCATGTCGTCAGTGGCGCGAGTGTCGGCCCCAAGAATCACCCCCTCCTGCGGGGAGATGTGGGGCAGGTCAGCACCCCAtagccagcccctcacctgctCCTGGCACCAGACCTCCCCCTGGgatgggctcccagccccacagccccatctGGGACAGAGCCCCTGCGTCACCAGCCCCCGCAGCACAGCCCCCCAGttcccccacctgccccagccccacacctcccctTGGCACATGCCCCCAGctccggcccccccatcccagccctgcccctgtcccGACACCTTGTAGATGAGGCCCGCGATGGTCGTTCCTGTCTTTCTGGCCTTGGGGGGCAGGAAACCTTGGGGGCCCCCGACCTTTGCCAGAGCCGCATtcctggggggggaaggagacGTCAtttgggggggcggaggggacACAGGGCCTTTCCTTGCCGGGGGGGCAGTGGCCCCAGGTGTGACCCACTCCCCTGGCAGCATCTCTAGCAGCCacgtgccccccctcccccccagggaaaTCCCAGCCCATCCTCCGTTCCCATCCGCCCCTTCCGGAGGGTATTGTTCCACCATGACCGAGGGGGGGcaccgcagagctggggggggcagggctgggctggcaggggctgcgggtcgggagtgaggggcaccggcagagctggcgggggcagggctgggctggcaggggctgcaggtcggaagtgaggggcactggcagagctgggggggcaggggctgcgggtcgggagtgaggggcaccggcagagctggcgggggcagagctggggggggcaggggctgcaggtcgggagtgaggggcactggcagagctgggggggcaggggctgtgggtcaggagtgaggggcaccggcagagctggggggggcaggggctgtgggtcaggagtgaggggcaccggcagagctgggggggcaggggctgcgggtcgggagtgaggggcaccggcagagctgggggggcaggggctgtgggtcaggagtgaggggcaccagcagagctggggggggcagggctgggctggcaggggctgcgggtcgggagtgaggggcaccggcagagctggggggggcaggagctgtgggtcaggagtgaggggcaccggcagagctggggggggcagagctgggggggcaggggctgcaggtcgggagtgaggggcaccggcagagctgggggggacagggctgtgcTGGCacgggctgcgggtcgggagtgaggggcactggcagagctgggggggcaggggctgcgggtcgggagtgaggggcaccggcagagctggggggggcaggggctgcgggtcgggagtgaggggcaccggcagagctgggagggggcagggctgggctggcaggggctgcgggtcgggagtgaggggcaccggcagagctgggggggggcagggctgggctggcaggggctgcgggtcaggagtgaggggcaccggcagagctggcggGAGGGGGGGGCCGGATTTTGTGTTTCACTTTCACTCTCTGAGCTCCGGGTGTCGCTGGTTGAGGCTCCAGACGCTGTGGGTCGGGGTCGAGCCCCGTGTGGATGCGGGGGGGGGATGTCTGaggagggacccaggcgtccggggggGTCTCTGCAAGGGTGGGGTCTCACCTCAGGCAGTTCTCGAAGGCGAAGCCCCCACGTGGCTCTGGGGGGAGCTTGTCTCTGTCCATGTGGGGGGCAGGCGCTGGGCCGAGGTCGCTGGGGGTTGCTGGGGGTCACGgggggccaggccctgctctccccACGTCTCCCTGTGGCTCCGTCGGCCTCGCTGGCTCCTTTCACTTTCCCTTTGGGTCACATGAAGCCAGGCAGGGTCTGAGCCAGCACCAGGATCCGCCCCACAGCCTGAGACGAAAGGCCTCTGGGCCCCACGGTGCTGCCCCACACCCTGTGACAACAGCCCACGGCGCCACAGCCCGGCACCCCACACACCCTACACCCCGACTTGACAGGCCCCACAGCGCTGTGCCCCCCACGCTCCGTCACAACAGCCCCCCAGGCCCCATGGTGCCACAGCTTGGTACCCCACATACCCCACACCCCGACTTGACAGGCCCCACGGCGCTGCCCCACATCCTGTCACAACAGCCCCCACGGCCCggcaccccacacaccccacgGTGACAGTGCACAGCCTGGCACCCCACATCCTGACACAACAGCCCCCACAGTGCTGCACCCCACACGCCCCAACTCAACAGCcccccaggccccatgctgccACAGCCTGGTACCCCACATACCCCACACCCTGACTTGACAGGCCCCATGGCactgcaccccacacaccccacgGCCTGGCACCTGGGACCATCTACCCACCCCCAGCACACAGGGCCAGGCCAAGCACCTGGCACCACATCCCCACCACAACCCCCCTGCACACGATGGCCTTTGTGCACCCCACTCCCAACACAGCCCTGTCACCaaagccccccagccccacacagagcCCCCCCATGCACATGCTACGGGGCCTgctcagctcagcacacagcTCAACAACTGCAGCAGAGTGGCccccccagtgcaacacacacacacacacacacacacacacacacacacacacacacacacacacacacacacacacacacacacacacacacacacacacacccaccctctctctctctctctctctctctctctctctctctctctctctctctctctctctctctctctccccgctgctggagaacccaggtgtccggggtCCACAGACACACAAACTCCCTGAGATGGGGGTGTTATATTGGGTCTGCCTACCTGAGAGCcaatt from Gopherus flavomarginatus isolate rGopFla2 chromosome 12, rGopFla2.mat.asm, whole genome shotgun sequence includes the following:
- the LOC127032401 gene encoding LOW QUALITY PROTEIN: proteasome subunit beta type-7-like (The sequence of the model RefSeq protein was modified relative to this genomic sequence to represent the inferred CDS: deleted 1 base in 1 codon); this encodes MDRDKLPPEPRGGFAFENCLRNAALAKVGGPQGFLPPKARKTGTTIAGLIYKEGVILGADTRATDDMVVADKNCEKIHFIAPNIYCCGAGVAADAEVMTQLLSSNMELHSLSTGRLPRVATACRFLKQMLFRYQGHIGASLILGGVDSTGPHLYSVHPHGSTSKLPFTSMGSGAAAAIAVLEDRFKPDMELAEAQELLADAITAGVLSDLGSGSNVDLCVITGGGAQTLRPFRTPIPHGQRQGRYRYRAGTTAVLSEAVAPLRLQLLDEMVTGMDVD